A part of Larkinella insperata genomic DNA contains:
- a CDS encoding DUF2231 domain-containing protein, whose amino-acid sequence MESKAKVLGHPAHPILIVFPLGLLATSVIFSLIYLFTDNDTMSVVSYWMTVAGILGGLVAAVPGVVDWIAIPSGTRAKRVGAIHGLGNVVVLVLFVLSWLLRRDEPSYVPSTLALIISLLAFVIAGVTGWLGGELVDRLGVGVDRHANLNAPNALTVRHVPESEVSPSGPHSHSL is encoded by the coding sequence ATGGAAAGCAAAGCAAAGGTGCTGGGGCATCCGGCACATCCCATTCTTATCGTGTTTCCGCTGGGCCTGCTGGCTACCTCGGTAATTTTCAGTCTTATCTACCTGTTTACGGACAACGACACCATGTCGGTGGTTTCCTACTGGATGACCGTCGCCGGTATTTTGGGCGGGCTGGTGGCGGCCGTACCGGGCGTCGTTGACTGGATCGCCATTCCGTCGGGAACCCGGGCCAAGCGGGTAGGGGCCATTCACGGGCTGGGCAACGTGGTGGTCCTGGTTCTGTTTGTACTGAGCTGGCTTCTCCGGCGGGATGAGCCGTCGTACGTGCCATCCACCCTGGCGCTGATTATTTCCCTGCTGGCGTTTGTCATCGCCGGGGTAACGGGTTGGTTGGGGGGCGAACTGGTCGACCGGCTCGGCGTGGGCGTGGATCGTCACGCTAATCTCAACGCACCCAACGCTTTAACGGTGCGGCACGTACCGGAAAGCGAAGTAAGTCCATCCGGGCCACATTCTCACTCGTTGTAA
- a CDS encoding SPW repeat domain-containing protein, which produces MEKPISRQQHGFTDYSYIPLVAAAPALANFKDQPTATLLTRVLSGSILATSLMTRAEWGAFRILPFKAHLAADAAVGTMTLAAPWLFGFAGHHRARNAFLAIGAFGLMAGLLSRPDEMK; this is translated from the coding sequence ATGGAAAAGCCCATTTCACGTCAACAACACGGTTTCACCGATTACAGTTACATTCCGCTGGTTGCAGCTGCACCCGCCCTGGCGAATTTCAAAGATCAGCCGACGGCGACCCTGCTGACCCGCGTACTCAGCGGCAGCATTTTAGCCACCTCGCTCATGACGCGCGCCGAGTGGGGAGCGTTCCGGATTCTGCCGTTTAAAGCTCACCTGGCAGCGGACGCGGCCGTTGGTACAATGACCTTGGCGGCTCCGTGGCTGTTTGGGTTTGCCGGACATCACCGGGCCCGCAACGCTTTTCTGGCCATCGGCGCTTTCGGGTTGATGGCGGGGCTGCTTTCCCGGCCTGATGAAATGAAATAA
- a CDS encoding zinc-dependent alcohol dehydrogenase: MLAMNYRGPQRVRVSQKPMPEIKHPEDAIVRVTRSCICGSDLHLYNGNVPDTRVGMTFGHEFIGIVEEIGPEVHKIKVGDHVIVPFNIACGKCHFCRQGLYGNCHESNPQATAVGGIFGYSHTAGGFDGGQAEFVRVPYANVGPTVIPPGMDPDDAVLLTDVVPTGYQAAEMGGIQPGDTVVVFGAGPVGIMAARCSWLFGAGRVIVIDQYDYRLEFVRNYAPCEAYNFKEMDDPVVFVKKTTDWMGADVVIDAVGAEAAGSALQTITGRKTLLQAGSATALHWAINSVKKGGIVSIVGVYGPTDNLVPIGNVVNKGLTIRANQASVKRLLPRLIEHIQNGVLNPKAMITHRIPLEDAADAYRIFSDKLDNCIKPILIPPSARI; this comes from the coding sequence ATGTTAGCTATGAATTATCGCGGACCCCAACGCGTCCGCGTCAGTCAAAAACCCATGCCCGAAATAAAGCATCCGGAAGATGCGATTGTCCGGGTGACCCGATCCTGCATTTGCGGTTCGGATTTGCACCTGTACAATGGCAACGTGCCCGACACCCGGGTTGGCATGACGTTTGGACACGAATTTATCGGGATTGTTGAGGAAATTGGCCCCGAGGTTCACAAAATAAAAGTGGGTGATCACGTTATTGTGCCGTTCAACATTGCCTGCGGAAAGTGTCACTTCTGCCGGCAGGGACTGTACGGCAACTGCCACGAGTCCAATCCGCAGGCTACGGCGGTGGGCGGTATTTTTGGCTATTCCCACACGGCTGGCGGCTTCGACGGCGGACAGGCCGAATTCGTTCGGGTGCCCTACGCCAACGTCGGCCCGACCGTGATTCCGCCGGGCATGGACCCGGATGATGCCGTTTTGCTGACGGACGTGGTGCCGACGGGTTACCAGGCCGCCGAAATGGGGGGTATTCAGCCCGGTGATACCGTGGTTGTTTTTGGAGCGGGTCCGGTTGGAATCATGGCCGCCCGGTGTTCCTGGCTGTTTGGGGCCGGACGGGTCATTGTTATCGACCAGTATGATTACCGGCTGGAGTTTGTGCGTAATTACGCCCCCTGCGAAGCGTACAACTTCAAGGAGATGGACGATCCGGTCGTGTTTGTCAAGAAAACCACGGACTGGATGGGGGCGGATGTGGTGATTGATGCCGTGGGGGCCGAGGCCGCTGGTAGTGCACTGCAAACGATTACGGGCCGCAAAACGCTGCTTCAGGCGGGTTCGGCGACGGCCTTGCACTGGGCAATCAACTCGGTCAAAAAAGGCGGTATCGTTTCCATCGTTGGGGTGTACGGTCCGACGGATAACCTGGTGCCGATTGGCAACGTGGTCAACAAAGGCCTGACCATCCGGGCCAATCAGGCATCGGTCAAGCGGCTGCTGCCCCGGCTGATCGAACACATCCAGAACGGGGTGCTGAATCCCAAAGCGATGATCACCCACCGCATTCCGCTGGAAGATGCCGCCGATGCGTACCGGATTTTCTCCGATAAGCTGGACAATTGCATCAAACCCATTCTTATTCCACCATCAGCCCGAATTTAA
- a CDS encoding alpha/beta fold hydrolase: MGKRIRRLIGWLAGTIALLLLTGLGYLAWRSSGQTTPITGPNGEPQPQSIAEWTPVTVNGTRQWLLIRGQDRTKPVLLFLHGGPGLPELSLLTGHELEKRFVVVNWDQRGSGKSYAAEVFQHQPGGLPFTVETLVNDAAEVSRYLSRRFGQPKIYVLAHSWGTLLGVLTVKQHPELFRALFCISQIARQLEAEQVSYDWVLQQARQHGNDRQVDKLLRQGRPPYPPDAWLDYLTWQRELVARYGGGMYRGHFFPLFIRSILQSREYTLADKIRYARGARESVRYLWPAVVNIDLSTTAPELKVPYVLFQGVHDYQTPYVIARRYFNQLQAPRKQLFTFANSAHSPIFEEPERFMHCLNTALASIQAK; the protein is encoded by the coding sequence ATGGGCAAACGCATTCGCAGACTGATAGGCTGGCTGGCCGGAACAATTGCCCTCCTGTTGCTTACCGGGCTGGGGTATCTTGCCTGGCGCAGTTCCGGCCAAACCACCCCAATCACCGGCCCAAACGGGGAGCCACAGCCGCAAAGCATCGCCGAATGGACCCCGGTGACCGTCAACGGTACCCGGCAATGGCTGCTCATTCGCGGACAGGACCGCACCAAACCCGTGCTGCTGTTTCTGCACGGGGGCCCCGGCTTGCCCGAACTATCGCTGCTGACGGGGCATGAACTGGAAAAACGCTTTGTGGTGGTCAACTGGGACCAGCGAGGTTCCGGGAAGTCTTATGCAGCCGAGGTATTCCAACATCAGCCCGGCGGGTTGCCCTTCACGGTGGAGACGCTGGTGAACGATGCGGCCGAAGTCAGTCGTTACCTGTCCCGGCGGTTTGGTCAGCCCAAAATTTACGTGCTGGCCCATTCCTGGGGGACGCTCCTGGGCGTGCTGACCGTCAAACAACACCCCGAACTGTTTCGGGCGTTGTTTTGCATCAGCCAGATTGCCCGGCAACTGGAGGCCGAACAGGTTTCGTATGATTGGGTACTGCAACAGGCCCGCCAGCACGGAAACGACCGCCAGGTCGATAAACTGTTGCGTCAGGGCCGCCCGCCCTATCCGCCGGATGCCTGGCTGGATTACCTGACCTGGCAGCGGGAACTGGTCGCGCGCTACGGTGGTGGCATGTACCGGGGCCACTTCTTCCCCCTGTTTATCCGGAGTATTTTGCAGAGCCGGGAGTATACCCTAGCCGATAAAATTCGGTATGCACGGGGTGCGCGGGAATCCGTCCGGTATTTGTGGCCCGCCGTGGTGAACATCGATTTATCGACGACGGCTCCCGAGTTGAAGGTTCCCTACGTTCTGTTTCAGGGGGTGCACGACTACCAGACGCCGTATGTCATTGCCCGGCGGTATTTCAACCAGCTTCAGGCACCCCGAAAACAACTGTTTACATTTGCCAACTCCGCCCACAGCCCCATATTCGAAGAACCCGAACGGTTTATGCACTGCCTGAACACCGCTCTGGCATCCATACAGGCAAAATAG